The DNA segment CACCCTCTTGAGCTTGGCGTAGACGTCCTCGCCGCTCTTGGTCGCGATCGCCTGCACCAACGGCAACAGGGTCGAGCCTGCCAGTGCCCCGAGCAGCACATCGGCAACACCGCGATCCGGATCACCATCGGTCATGGTGTTCATGATGCCGCGGCTCACGCGCCGACATGCACGAACGCGGCCCGAAGTTCCGCCGACTCGGGCCCGTGGATCCCGACGTGCTCCCCTCGTGTCACCGGACAGCCATCGCACCCAGCGCGCGATAGTATCGGCTCCGCGAACGATTCGGTAGGCGTTTTCGCCGTTCCGGTTTTCCGGAATGAAATCCGGATTCCTGATGCCCACGGAATCCGCGCCGGAAAACGTCCGCCCGTGCCTGTTCTGCCCGGTGGGCGACAAGAGGAAACGATCGCCCCGGTGTTCTCGGTCCTTGACAATCCTCATTGGACACTCAAGGCCGGGAGATCTTACCGGGGAACCAGTTTGAGCGTCGCGGATCGCGCCTCGCCGCTGATGACGGAACCGACGATGTCGCTGGGATAGCGGGCGTACTTGGCTTGGTACGCGGCGTCGAGGGTGTCCTGGATGCGCTCGGTGTCGCCGTCGACGTTCTCGAAGATCACGTCCTTTGCGACACCGCCCGCCTCGACATGTCCCTCGTGGCGTCTCGTCG comes from the Prauserella marina genome and includes:
- a CDS encoding DUF2255 family protein, producing MAAWTRDELGRIDESDEMEIAPTLGDGSLRKPVPVWVVRDGDELYVRAVNGPGAAWFRAATRRHEGHVEAGGVAKDVIFENVDGDTERIQDTLDAAYQAKYARYPSDIVGSVISGEARSATLKLVPR